In Erigeron canadensis isolate Cc75 chromosome 1, C_canadensis_v1, whole genome shotgun sequence, a single window of DNA contains:
- the LOC122601006 gene encoding bifunctional riboflavin kinase/FMN phosphatase-like isoform X1, translating into MDGRRISAVIFDMDGTLLNTEQITKDLLKEFLVRYGKVVDMDKENKRLGMLQDKAAIGIVEDYDLPLTPQQYIESIMPMFHEKWLQAKPLPGVNRLIKHLHKHGIPFSVASNSARKNVEAKVSAQRGWKEYFSVILGSDDVKSGKPSPDLFLEAANRMGVEASSCLVIEDSLVGVKAGMAANMKVVAVPSIESELDKFSIADHVIHSFLDFQPQQWGLPPLGDWVNKALPIEPIHFKGSYTNGLVKEISDNVASDLPVQACGVYFGWVDFDSHERVKIVVSISWDGSHGSFRRIINACFINGSNEIVDHLMEVALVGYIRGFPTKQFSSIDAEILDQDKLIAEACIDLAEYSYLGCNIS; encoded by the exons AGCAAATTACAAAAGACCTATTAAAGGAATTTCTTGTTAGATACGGGAAGGTTGTAGATATGGACAAGGAAAACAAGAGACTTGGGATGTTGCAAGATAAGGCAGCAATTGGAATTGTTGAAGACTATGATCTTCCACTTACACCCCAACAATACATTGAAAGCATCATGCCCATGTTTCATGAAAA aTGGCTGCAAGCCAAACCACTTCCTGGTGTCAACCGCCTTATCAAGCATCTTCATAAGCATGGAATTCCGTTTTCAGTTGCTTCAAACTCTGCAAGGAAGAATGTAGAAGCTAAAGTCTCTGCCCAAAGAG GATGGAAAGAGTACTTTTCAGTAATTCTTGGAAGTGATGATGTTAAATCAGGGAAGCCCTCACCAGACCT ATTTTTGGAGGCTGCAAACAGAATGGGTGTAGAAGCATCTTCCTGTCTTGTGATAGAAGATTCTTT GGTAGGGGTTAAAGCTGGAATGGCTGCAAATATGAAAGTAGTGGCAGTTCCATCTATTGAAAGTGAATTGGATAAATTTTCAATTGCTGATCATGTGATTCATTCGTTCCTAGATTTTCAGCCACAGCAATGGGGTCTCCCGCCTTTAGGGGACT GGGTGAATAAAGCATTACCAATTGAACCAATTCACTTCAAGGGATCATACACAAATGGATTAGTAAAAGAAATTTCAG ATAATGTGGCTTCTGATCTTCCTGTTCAAGCCTGCGGTGTCTACTTTGGTTGGGTTGACTTCGACTCACATGAGAGAGTTAAAATTGTGGTTAGCATCAGTTGGGATGGAAGCCATGGCTCTTTTAGAAGAATCATC AATGCTTGTTTCATCAATGGAAGCAATGAAATAGTTGATCATCTAATGGAAGTAGCACTTGTTGGTTACATCAGGGGATTTCCTACTAAG CAATTCTCTTCAATTGATGCTGAAATACTGGACCAAGACAAGTTAATTGCAGAGGCTTGCATAGATTTAGCAGAATATAGCTATCTCGGGTGCAACATATCATAG
- the LOC122601006 gene encoding bifunctional riboflavin kinase/FMN phosphatase-like isoform X2, translating into MDKENKRLGMLQDKAAIGIVEDYDLPLTPQQYIESIMPMFHEKWLQAKPLPGVNRLIKHLHKHGIPFSVASNSARKNVEAKVSAQRGWKEYFSVILGSDDVKSGKPSPDLFLEAANRMGVEASSCLVIEDSLVGVKAGMAANMKVVAVPSIESELDKFSIADHVIHSFLDFQPQQWGLPPLGDWVNKALPIEPIHFKGSYTNGLVKEISDNVASDLPVQACGVYFGWVDFDSHERVKIVVSISWDGSHGSFRRIINACFINGSNEIVDHLMEVALVGYIRGFPTKQFSSIDAEILDQDKLIAEACIDLAEYSYLGCNIS; encoded by the exons ATGGACAAGGAAAACAAGAGACTTGGGATGTTGCAAGATAAGGCAGCAATTGGAATTGTTGAAGACTATGATCTTCCACTTACACCCCAACAATACATTGAAAGCATCATGCCCATGTTTCATGAAAA aTGGCTGCAAGCCAAACCACTTCCTGGTGTCAACCGCCTTATCAAGCATCTTCATAAGCATGGAATTCCGTTTTCAGTTGCTTCAAACTCTGCAAGGAAGAATGTAGAAGCTAAAGTCTCTGCCCAAAGAG GATGGAAAGAGTACTTTTCAGTAATTCTTGGAAGTGATGATGTTAAATCAGGGAAGCCCTCACCAGACCT ATTTTTGGAGGCTGCAAACAGAATGGGTGTAGAAGCATCTTCCTGTCTTGTGATAGAAGATTCTTT GGTAGGGGTTAAAGCTGGAATGGCTGCAAATATGAAAGTAGTGGCAGTTCCATCTATTGAAAGTGAATTGGATAAATTTTCAATTGCTGATCATGTGATTCATTCGTTCCTAGATTTTCAGCCACAGCAATGGGGTCTCCCGCCTTTAGGGGACT GGGTGAATAAAGCATTACCAATTGAACCAATTCACTTCAAGGGATCATACACAAATGGATTAGTAAAAGAAATTTCAG ATAATGTGGCTTCTGATCTTCCTGTTCAAGCCTGCGGTGTCTACTTTGGTTGGGTTGACTTCGACTCACATGAGAGAGTTAAAATTGTGGTTAGCATCAGTTGGGATGGAAGCCATGGCTCTTTTAGAAGAATCATC AATGCTTGTTTCATCAATGGAAGCAATGAAATAGTTGATCATCTAATGGAAGTAGCACTTGTTGGTTACATCAGGGGATTTCCTACTAAG CAATTCTCTTCAATTGATGCTGAAATACTGGACCAAGACAAGTTAATTGCAGAGGCTTGCATAGATTTAGCAGAATATAGCTATCTCGGGTGCAACATATCATAG